The sequence GCTTTAGTAGTAGCTGCACCAGAAAGCCTTTGTGATCTGTTAATCCTgccttgttttctctctttacagCCAGGAAGAATTTTCACAGATTTGAATCTGAGGATGAAGAGAGCAAAGCGCTGATTTACAACTATAATCCTGTTTACAGTGGGCCCAAGGGTGCTTTCGAGCAAATCTATGTTTTCTGATGTCTGTTTGCGAAGAAGCTTTCTCTTTGCAATAGGTGATTTGCTGTCTCAATCACCTGACTCATGAATGTTTGCAGATAATTTGAATTTGCATTTGCTGCTCGCTCCACCTGTTAAGGGGGGGGNNNNNNNNNNGGGGGGGGATGGTTATGTGCTCTATTGTTTATCCCCTTTACATATTGGTTATTCCCTTTACATATGTTCATTGTATGCACCAAACACGCCAAGGCAAATTCCAGGCAAGTAAGAAACTCTTTTTGAGTCTGACATATACAGGGAATTGAAAATCGTTTGTTTTTTGGCACCGATTTTGaaatggatttatttttacCAGTGATTCATTTACATTACCACTGACTACATCATATCCGTTTCTAgccaaaagcagaaaatgcagaaaaaacatgttaagtGCCTTTGTTTTTATACAAATGTCTGAGTGACTGActgatgtgcattcttcttagaaaacaatgAGTTTTATTGAAATACCTCATGATATTGTTTTtagaagtgtattatttaacttttgttttttgttaaagaattCAGAGAAAACTATAATACTCAGACTACAGAATCAAAAACTGTATTCAAttgcaataaatgaaaagtTGCAATTCAAATTGAATTGGCACCCTTGAATTGTGAAAGAATCAAATCGTAACATATTGTGCTAGCCCTGTTAATTACAACATCCACGTGTTGACCCGGCATCAGTAAGTTACCCACACAAGTATGGCAGGATAATAGCAACATCTCCATCTTTCCATAATATAGTCAGAAACTTAAAGTAATAATCAATGCCTGTCggtgggaaaaaaacagcacttaACACACAGTGGACGTACGTTCAGTGGATGCCCATTTTCCCTGTCGggttaacttacattgcagtcTGCTTTGTGACGGCCAGTTACAGCGTTTTTGTTCAATGCTTAaccaattttaaatatttttgttcacACCATTCACTTAGacactagtctcgctttgccagaccatcctccacacGCTGTGGAGAGGATAGAGTCACAAATACATGGGTAAATAGAGTCCAGGTTAGAAGAAAATACTGAATCTACCCTTAAATAGTTGTCAACATAAAATGTCTGGTAAATTCAATTGTACAAGGTTGTTGCACAACACAAAGTAAAAGTCACCTATGTTACATGAAGAGTAGGACTGCTCATAACCAACcgtgtttatttatatagaaaGCGTTGGTTGCAACCCGACAGCCTGGCAGCTGTTTGAATTCTAACTGCTCTACATATTAGCTGACTACAGCTGCTGTTATCTGTGAAGGAGCAGGCTACAAGGTAAGCTTTTAATGAATTCTGCTGCTTAATTGAATTCAGAATTTGTTATAGTTTGTTGACCACGGTGATTAAGAAAGTATCTGTGGGTTGAAGAAAATAATAGTTTGTTGCAGCCTAACCCGTGCTATGGTCTCtgtagcagtagtagtattatatatgtattgtatacCTTTCATTAGTCAGTGCACTTTATGTGAAGAAAACTGAGTCTTGCACTGAAGGTTAAAGGTTTTGAAAACAATATCCAAATATAGCTCTTCAAACAGGACTAGCATAGAAAGAAAAACTGCTCTCTGCTTACATAATACTACACTGATAAATCAGAGTACACAAGAGAATAGTCCAGTGGGCCACTGCTCTTACTTTACTTTGACCACATGGTGTTTGTGAATGTTTTGGCGACTTGAATATGCTCACCTTCCAGGTACTGCAAGCTTTTTTTCATGTAATGACACATTTGGAATGTATAAAATGAATTATCTGTAACAATCCACTTACAATTGGTGGCTTTTGCACTCAGTGTAGTTTTAGCCAAAAAACGGGGCCCAACTTAATAACACAAACTATTCCAACTTTGATGTGAAGGTCCTGTTCATGCTGCTCCTGACTGCTGCAGCTGACGGTCAGTCTTTCCACCCGGGAAAATGTCCCCGGCCATCTGTTCAGGAGGACTTCAGCGTTACAAGGGTAAAATACTGATGACTTTTGCTTATTGGGTCATTTTAGCAGTGTTGACGTTCTTGCCTGTTTTATATTAGTTCATGTAAACAGAGGTTTTGgtaatattacattattaaaacTCAGCTGCTGATTAACAAACTGCATTCTCATCTTCTTCTAGTATATGGGCACCTGGTATGAAATAGAGAAGCTCCCAGCTATGTTTGAAAGGGGACAATGCAACCAAGCAACGTACAGTCTGCTTACTGATGGGACGGTCAAAGTTCACAATTCAGAGCTGCTGTAAGGAATGAACTGCTTTGTTGTCTTAGTAAATTAgtcttttaaattgactaaaagtTGTTTATATTTATCTGTTCATTCTACGCTCTGCATAAAAACAAGTATGAATGGATTTCCATTTCATGAAATATTTAAGTGAAAATGTAAATTAGTtccccctctcttcttctctgtgcaGGCCCAGTGGGAAGATACATTCAATTGAGGGTGTTGCCAAAGTGAAAAACTCTTCTCACCCTGCTATTCTGGCTGTCAGCTTCTTTAAAGGTAAAGGTGCATGCATGgaactattttttgttttgttttgaaaattgagCTAGTATGTTTTACTATTGTAATACAATACAGAATACCTTGCACTGATCTATTTTGTCCCATCCATATCTGTGTCCAGGTGTTCCAGACGGTCCCTACTGGGTACTGTCCACAGACTACCAGTCATATTCTCTGGTGTACTCTTGTCTTGACTTCTTTGGCTTTTTCCACGTTGACTACGCCTGGATCCTGGCTCGTACTCGGGTGTTGACTGAGGATATCGTTAGCCAATTGCACGAGGAGCTGGCCTCTGCTGGTGTAAACTTAAACCGCCTTACAGTCAGTAATCAGACTGGTTGTGACCAGACCAAAggtatgaaatgaaaaaagggaacTAGGTGCTGAATACTTACTTTGAACCAGCCGGCAATATGGCATTTAGTCAGCGTTGAATCACACTTCTTTAAGGTTGaacattaacattaaattaaacCAATGTGGTCATGTGATTGCCTTATCAGTTCAAAACGATGGAAAGAGTTCAGTAAGTAACTAATAATGGACTTGTAATAGAGATGGATTTTGTTCCTTTAGATCTTTCTGCTGTTGCAGTGAAATAAGCATGTTATTACAGTGTATTATATCATGGGTTTCAGCTTTAAAAGCACTTTggattgccttgttgctgaaatgagctatacatatatataaataaagctgccttgcctgtAATGGCTCTCCCTTTGTGACATGGCAAACATAAACATAGAATATAAGATAACGGATTTAAATTGGCTgaatagaaaaaatatatatttcatggAGAGATAAAGACACATTTACATCTCTGCTTCAATTTCTTCCACAAATAAATGTTTGAATTGTAATTTCTTTAATGGACATTTTACAATTAATAAGGACAACTTTTAACAAATTAATTGGAACTATTATCACCAGAGAAGAGATTCAATAATGAATGTTTGCTGGTTAGTTGCTCATTTATGTGTGAAATACAAAAAGTTGATAAATGAGGTCATTTGAGGTCAAATGTGACACTTTGATTCTGAAAGAAGTGACCCGAAAGTGTTTTGCGTCCAAATGGTGAAATCCAAACACGCTACAGCAGGGATACTCCACTTGTTTTACCCGGGGCCCACTTTTGtaaaaagagctgcaaaaataTTGTATGAACTTGCTATTGAGGTAAAAGTGTAACATATGTCTGTCAGTGTGTTGCTGTGGGATTATTATGAGAATCTATGGGATGTTTCAGGCAAACAAGAGAGACAGCCATTTTCCTGTGTGGATATGAGCAGCTCCGGCCGTTTTGACGAGTGGACAGAATTTTTTTGCATACTAATACAATACCTGGACAACTAATGGTACGTCTTTGTCCTAATAGAGGAAGTTTTAAAGGTTTAGTgcgtatctttttttttttttatattaatgaccGTCCGTAACATTCAAGCCTTTAcaaaatgagttgctacaaagctactGTTACTGtgtaattgtttgtttgaataaataaaaaaataaaaaaaatagcaccATAGCTTTACTGTTAGATTAATACATTGCATATTTCCAGAGTTCAAGTCGTCACTTTTGAAGATATTTTCTACAAAGTGTAAACTATTGGcacatgttttattataataataggACTAAAACTAGTTTTAGCCGTTTCAGTTTTAGAACATTAGCTATGATCTTGAAGGGGGCATTTTTCTCAGAAAAGAAAGCAGAGCAAGAGAAAACTTTGTAGTTTAATTGGGTGCATTGTGACTCACCTTTCTGTTTCTTTCAGACCCATAACACATATGAAAACTTTTACAAAGTTCTGTCCACAAATACAGACggaaaaaacaaagtttgtgTCAGTGATGGAAGGTAGGAACAATGCAGCATCACTTTATTGGTATAAGTTCACAGCAAAATAATACTAGGACTCTCTCTTTATTCACCTCTCAAAAGCATTTGATTTCTCAATTTATGGGACACAGTGGCGTCCAGAGAAAAATGCATTTGAATGGGGGAGGCCTTACATTCCANNNNNNNNNNCAGCAGTCAAGACCACCTTCTACGTGGCGGAATTCTTTGTCAAGGAAGGTATGAACAGCATTATTTCTGGTTCTTTAATAGTCAGTAGCTACACGATGGAGCCTTTGTGATTGTTTCTCCTACTGCCAGTCAGAACTATCACAGATTTGAATTTGGGGACAAGGAGAGCAAAGCCCTGATATACAACTATGTACAACCCTGTTTCCAGTGGGCCCAGGAGTACCTTCCagcaaaaagatttttttctgatgtttgcTGGGAAGCTTTCTAACACCCGATTTGTTGTCTCGATCTGTTGAATGTTTGCGGATAATGTTACTTGTTTGATTTGCTGCTCACTCCATCTGTTGAATCTGCAACTAAACGAAGAAAGTCCAAAATGTCAGATCAGGCTTTGTGGAGGCTGAAGCTAGGTTTTACAGCTGAGGAATGtgacagtgccctgctatgcaaggaactactatttctagtcactatCCCATTATTtcttactgtgactgttattgccactattcatcacCCCCCCAACCGGCCTGTCAGgcaccgcctcccaagagcctgggtctgtcccaggtttctccccaaaaggaagttttttctcgccactgtcgcactaaaggCTTGCTCTTGAGGGAATTACCAGAATTGTTGGGTCNNNNNNNNNNGTGGGCTAGACCTActaatctgtaaagtgtcttgagataactcttgttgtgatttgatactataaataatattgaattgaatgaatcaaatgcCAATACTGAGAATGCAGCTAGTGACATGGAATTTTGCattgaacatttaaatgttagtggCCTACATGTTGAGGATTTTTAAAATTACCAATATTAAATTGAATTTCTTATAGCTGATGCGTTTGTGAACATAGCAGATTTTTTAAAAGCCGCTGATAAATATTTTTACGGCCTGCAAACTCCATTCTCATTAGCTCGTTTATGCTACCCGCTCCCCACAAAACGGCAGACTGTCAGCAGCTAGCAACTGAACTAAGTGGAGTAATTAGCAACTTTAATAGCCAGAATATTACTCTCGGAATTTTTTGAAGACCAAAACCGAGCTGAGATGATTCAATGTTGGACAAGTTGCTCGAAACAGGATTCAAACAATGGCTGTGTCTGCTAGACGTGTAAatggtagtgatggccaaaggACGCTTCATGgaccattttctcttttttctgagTCCATTAGATAGGACTCTCTCTTCAACAAACGGTAGAAAACAAAGTGAATTgccattcctttaaccttttacTTTGAACAGATAGCGATCTAATGAGCTCAGAAACAAAAGCAAATGGTTCACGGAGCTTCATTTGTAAATAGGCAACCTTTAGACAACATGTAACAACTTTACAGTGATAATATATCAATGTTCTGTTTTCCgctgccaaaaaaaaatcaatacagctttaaaattcacaataaaacagatgAGCCAAAAAAACACTGACGGCTGAtaaaatatctatttttttttttattctaacaTTTACCGTCATGCCACAATCTGCCATAAATCTCCTATGCTTTTGATAACAAAGTTAAGTGTCTTGAAAAAGTCCTTAACCATTGCAAGAAACGTCATTTTTGCCAACTCAATCCAAGGACAGCCACTTGAGAACAGAAGTGAATAGTCAAATGTAACTTCCAAAATGCTTTATGCACAAATAACACTCAGGtaatattgtttctttttttcttagaaTAAAATGATATTTGAATAACATTTACACATCAAGCTGACGAGACTGGGATCTCAATCACAATACTACTGGAGATGTAA is a genomic window of Etheostoma spectabile isolate EspeVRDwgs_2016 chromosome 22, UIUC_Espe_1.0, whole genome shotgun sequence containing:
- the LOC116671954 gene encoding apolipoprotein D produces the protein MLTFQVLFMLLLTAAADGQSFHPGKCPRPSVQEDFSVTRYMGTWYEIEKLPAMFERGQCNQATYSLLTDGTVKVHNSELLPSGKIHSIEGVAKVKNSSHPAILAVSFFKGVPDGPYWVLSTDYQSYSLVYSCLDFFGFFHVDYAWILARTRVLTEDIVSQLHEELASAGVNLNRLTVSNQTGCDQTKGMK